One part of the Orenia metallireducens genome encodes these proteins:
- a CDS encoding MBL fold metallo-hydrolase → MDVGQADSTLVELPNGENMLIDAGNNDAGNLIVNYIRNLNISKIDYLIGTHPHEDHIGGLDNVISSLNISKIYMPKVTHTTKTFKDVLLAAKRKNLSITPARAGLNLISNNNLKVDIIAPIGTNYHELNNWSAVIKVTYQDTSFLFTGDAEVDSEHEILALGVDLHSNILKVGHHGSASSTTALFLRKINPKYAIISVGQDNKYGHPDPIIINRLNLHGVKIYRTDRQGTILAISDGKKIKFNTVPIAMTDTNNNSGSKIRIASVDLKKEIVKIQNTHESTIDISGWKLVSVKGGQSFIFPPATIIKAGAIIKITSGKNAKSGPNNLKWTDSYIWNNDGDPARLYDKDGKLVGEY, encoded by the coding sequence GAATATGCTAATAGATGCTGGCAATAATGATGCTGGTAACTTGATAGTTAACTATATCAGAAACTTAAATATTAGTAAGATTGATTACCTTATTGGAACCCACCCTCACGAAGACCACATTGGTGGCTTAGATAATGTAATCTCTAGCCTCAATATATCTAAGATATATATGCCTAAGGTTACTCACACTACTAAGACCTTTAAAGATGTTTTATTAGCAGCTAAAAGAAAGAACTTATCCATTACCCCCGCTAGAGCTGGGCTAAATTTAATCTCTAATAATAATTTAAAAGTTGATATTATCGCTCCAATAGGAACTAATTATCACGAGCTTAATAATTGGTCTGCTGTAATTAAGGTCACCTATCAAGATACCTCCTTCTTATTCACAGGAGATGCTGAGGTTGATTCTGAGCATGAGATACTGGCTTTAGGGGTTGACCTTCATTCTAATATATTAAAGGTTGGGCATCATGGCAGTGCGTCTTCTACTACCGCCCTATTCTTAAGAAAAATAAATCCTAAATATGCGATTATCTCAGTTGGTCAAGATAATAAATATGGTCATCCTGACCCAATAATTATAAATAGACTTAACCTACATGGCGTAAAAATCTATCGTACCGATAGACAAGGTACTATTCTAGCTATTAGTGATGGTAAGAAAATCAAGTTTAATACCGTTCCTATTGCTATGACTGATACTAATAATAACTCAGGTAGCAAGATACGGATAGCAAGTGTAGACCTTAAAAAAGAGATAGTAAAGATTCAGAATACACATGAAAGTACTATAGATATCTCAGGCTGGAAGCTAGTCAGTGTTAAAGGAGGACAAAGTTTTATCTTCCCTCCTGCTACCATTATTAAGGCAGGTGCTATTATCAAAATAACGAGTGGTAAAAATGCTAAAAGTGGTCCTAATAATCTAAAGTGGACAGACAGTTATATTTGGAATAACGATGGTGATCCTGCTAGGTTGTATGATAAAGATGGGAAGTTAGTTGGGGAGTATTGA